The following coding sequences lie in one Isoptericola variabilis 225 genomic window:
- a CDS encoding Gfo/Idh/MocA family protein: protein MSERTDEQTEGKPTLGVGLVGYAFMGAAHSQAWRTAPRFFDLPMAPRMRVVAGRHAEAVRAAADRLGWDDAVTSWKELVTRDDVDLVDVCTPGDTHAEIAIAALEAGKHVLCEKPLANSVAEAEAMVAAAEKAAERGVHAMVGFTYRRVPAIQLARTLVADGRIGQVRHVRAQYLQDWIADPSAPLSWRLDKAKAGSGALGDIGAHVVDLAQFITGESVVGVSGTLETFVKERPLPSSFAGLAGEAGEGTGPVTVDDAAVFFGRMSGGGLATFEATRFAWGRKNAIRLEINGSKGSLAFDFEDMNLLHFFDAQEEPKTAGFRRIVVTEPEHPYAGAWWPPGHGLGYEHAFTHQVVDLVGDLAAGRQPTPSFADGLAVQRVLDAVERSSENHSGWVDLT from the coding sequence ATGAGCGAACGGACGGACGAGCAGACCGAGGGGAAGCCCACGCTGGGTGTCGGCCTCGTCGGGTACGCCTTCATGGGGGCCGCCCACTCGCAGGCATGGCGGACCGCACCGCGGTTCTTCGACCTGCCGATGGCGCCGCGCATGCGGGTCGTGGCCGGCAGGCACGCCGAGGCCGTACGGGCCGCGGCGGACCGGCTCGGCTGGGACGACGCGGTGACGAGCTGGAAGGAGCTCGTCACGCGCGACGACGTCGACCTCGTGGACGTCTGCACGCCGGGTGACACCCACGCCGAGATCGCCATCGCCGCCCTCGAGGCCGGCAAGCACGTCCTGTGCGAGAAGCCGCTCGCCAACTCCGTCGCGGAGGCCGAGGCGATGGTCGCCGCGGCGGAGAAGGCGGCCGAGCGGGGCGTGCACGCGATGGTCGGGTTCACCTACCGCCGCGTCCCGGCGATCCAGCTCGCCCGCACGCTGGTCGCCGACGGCCGGATCGGCCAGGTGCGGCACGTGCGCGCGCAGTACCTGCAGGACTGGATCGCGGACCCGAGCGCGCCGCTGTCGTGGCGCCTCGACAAGGCGAAGGCGGGCTCGGGCGCGCTGGGCGACATCGGCGCCCACGTGGTCGACCTGGCCCAGTTCATCACCGGCGAGTCCGTCGTCGGGGTGAGCGGCACGCTCGAGACCTTCGTCAAGGAGCGCCCCCTCCCGTCCTCGTTCGCGGGGCTCGCGGGCGAGGCGGGGGAGGGCACGGGTCCGGTCACGGTCGACGACGCCGCGGTGTTCTTCGGCCGGATGTCGGGCGGTGGGCTCGCGACGTTCGAGGCGACCCGCTTCGCCTGGGGCCGCAAGAACGCGATCCGGCTCGAGATCAACGGGTCCAAGGGGTCGCTCGCGTTCGACTTCGAGGACATGAACCTCCTGCACTTCTTCGACGCCCAGGAGGAACCGAAGACGGCGGGCTTCCGCCGCATCGTGGTCACCGAGCCCGAGCACCCGTACGCGGGCGCCTGGTGGCCCCCGGGGCACGGCCTCGGCTACGAGCACGCCTTCACGCACCAGGTCGTCGACCTGGTGGGCGACCTCGCGGCGGGGCGCCAGCCCACGCCGTCGTTCGCCGACGGGCTCGCGGTCCAGCGCGTGCTCGACGCCGTCGAGCGCAGCTCGGAGAACCACAGCGGGTGGGTCGACCTGACCTGA
- a CDS encoding substrate-binding domain-containing protein: MSARMTRNRAFGASVAAATVALLAAGCVSNEPPAEESEGTSQNAGAASSNDDPGDTVTIGFSAPAADHGWMGAITRAALDTAEQYEDIELRQAEATNDVNMQISHIEQFINEGVDAIVLLPFDGDALTDVALQAMEAGIPVINVDRELSSPFASRATILGDNYGMGVSAGTYICERLGDNPDAVVAEIQGIANLPLTQERSQGFADALSECGLSVSTQVAADFTIQGGETATSNLLQAEPHIDAIWNHDDDQGVGVLAAIENAGRDEFFMVGGAGSLDVMEHIKAGDSVLEATVIYPSTQAADGIKLARLIAQNKEMSDLVSAGVPREIQLHAPVVTADNVDQYMELGFRS; the protein is encoded by the coding sequence ATGTCCGCACGAATGACCCGCAACCGCGCCTTCGGCGCCTCCGTGGCCGCGGCCACCGTCGCCCTGCTCGCCGCAGGGTGCGTCAGCAACGAGCCGCCCGCCGAGGAGAGCGAGGGCACGAGCCAGAACGCGGGTGCCGCGTCGAGCAACGACGACCCCGGCGACACGGTCACCATCGGCTTCTCGGCCCCCGCCGCCGACCACGGCTGGATGGGTGCCATCACCCGCGCCGCGCTCGACACCGCCGAGCAGTACGAGGACATCGAGCTGCGCCAGGCCGAGGCGACCAACGACGTCAACATGCAGATCAGCCACATCGAGCAGTTCATCAACGAGGGCGTCGACGCCATCGTGCTGCTGCCCTTCGACGGTGACGCGCTCACGGACGTCGCCCTCCAGGCGATGGAGGCCGGCATCCCGGTCATCAACGTCGACCGCGAGCTGTCCAGCCCGTTCGCCTCGCGCGCCACGATCCTCGGCGACAACTACGGCATGGGCGTGAGCGCCGGCACCTACATCTGCGAGCGCCTGGGCGACAACCCTGACGCCGTCGTCGCCGAGATCCAGGGCATCGCCAACCTGCCGCTGACGCAGGAACGCAGCCAGGGCTTCGCCGACGCGCTGTCCGAGTGCGGGCTCTCCGTCTCGACGCAGGTGGCCGCCGACTTCACCATCCAGGGCGGCGAGACGGCGACGTCGAACCTCCTGCAGGCCGAGCCGCACATCGACGCCATCTGGAACCACGACGACGACCAGGGCGTCGGCGTCCTCGCGGCCATCGAGAACGCGGGCCGCGACGAGTTCTTCATGGTCGGCGGCGCCGGCTCGCTCGACGTCATGGAGCACATCAAGGCCGGTGACTCGGTCCTCGAGGCCACGGTCATCTACCCGTCGACGCAGGCCGCCGACGGCATCAAGCTGGCCCGCCTCATCGCCCAGAACAAGGAGATGAGCGACCTCGTCTCGGCCGGCGTGCCCCGCGAGATCCAGCTCCACGCCCCGGTGGTGACGGCGGACAACGTCGACCAGTACATGGAGCTCGGCTTCCGGTCCTGA